In the genome of Rhopalosiphum padi isolate XX-2018 chromosome 1, ASM2088224v1, whole genome shotgun sequence, the window tttaataatgaagaactatattttatttactgatgttataataaatgcattgttttcggaaaaaattaaatcaactttcCATAATACCCATTAcccattgtaaaataaattactttaatagcaatataaataaacatatcgtGAAATACACTTTTAGTGATGTAGGTTAACATACCACTTTTGTTCAGAATCGttattcgtatacaatgatatatcattaaattcaaatttaacatatccattacagtgaACCACTGTACTATACACCTACTAGTCCTACTGTACAGTACAGCGAAATCCACTTCCCAacctattttattactatttatttttattaacttcgacttatttgatttttgtcaagactattatagtgatattataggactagtatattacttttaagttaCACTTACTTGTGTATAGACTGACAACACATTTACCCGAGGCTGTGGGTGAGTTGCAGCCTGACGTGTTGTTTGCGATGTTGAAGATCTGTAAACTCCggcctaataatattttagctgtAGGGTAGGCCCGAGTAATTATCATTAACTATGTACCAGTACGGCAGTACCTATAcgtcatatacattataccgaTGGTCTACATTAGCCATCCTAACATATAAACCTAACTTCGTAATTTGTTGATGTGTTAATAGAAGTTCAATCTGAAATTCTGaaacatacataaaatacaaaagtaaaggtgtaaataaaaagaaaatacgtGAACAAGAAGCGTTAATTAAAGAACATATGACGAAGCTCGACGACCTAAATAAAATAgagaattttgatttaaatcatcgagttttaagtttttgacaaaacaataatttaaaaaaatcgacaaaactattattttatttatacgaatGCTTTTGTTTTTCtagaacattattaatatttattgtattctaaaaaaaaaaaacaatattatttatattattagttattactagcTGAATAATCTGGCTTCACTCGTGTGTTAAATAATCGATTCgtatataaattggttttttattataattaaactttttaaagccTAGCcacgtaatacataatatgttttataatttaacttaatttatgaaatttataactgaaatgacaaataaaattaaataaaaaaaagtgatttaCTTGTAGGCTCATTTGGTACaccattgtgaaaaaaaaatcgttaaactatttaaataacacgCTAAAAAACTCTTTCTTCCCTcaggtaaaaaataatgaaaaattgggCGACGTGGTGATATTTAGGAAAGCATTTGGAACTACTCTGtggaaaaaattggaaaaaaattaaatagtgtcATCACAAAATTGGAACATAAAAAACGCCTgttcttcttttatatatatatatataaggattattaatttgatttgaatatttattgaaatttcggAAAATACTTAatcttaacaatttatttagtaaattactttaaataattttttcaatatatattttaatatgatgtgtttttactatatagtatatatatgtaatgtatattatattattacatgtgtGGCCGCAACTCGTATATGTACCTCTAATAAATCCTATCGTTCTTATAAAAAGCCCGGGCCGCGGCATTCGTACTTTATTTAGCGATTGGGCCGCAATTCACCAACACCAATTTAACTATATCTAGGTTTTCTCAACATTCTTAAGTAtctaaaattggaaaaaaaaattgtagtaaatagtaattcgtatttacaataattttccaatttattatagttttttattttaatgcaatttaattGAAACCAATTCGTATGTTACCCATAGACCACCGGAAAAAATTCGTGCCTATTCAGTATTCTTACGTGCAAGTCTACAGCTCTACAGGTACCCGAGTAGTCACTAGGGTACCAATTTGATAGTTGGAATCAACTCGCGCGTTGGTGTCCCTTTTATTGTTGTACTTTTTACATTGAATATTCCGCAggtcaatattatttgtatgcgtGTTCACATTGCATACAATAACGGATTTGAGTTTGTAATCTCCAATTTTATCTcataaaatcgtatttataGTCTCTACAGAacgaatacatatattatgtataacataatgcGACTTGGCATTTTTTTCTCCAACAACAAAGCCCgcttaaatgtacctatacgagtatactgtataataaataatgtgtataagcATACACGTTCTTCGTATGAAATAATGTTCTGAACTATAATACATAAGATTgaaaatagacatttttttcacCAATATCCGTCCGGatgttgtataatgtatacctggACACGTTATTCGTGTACCTAAGGATCATCATCCGTAGAAATCGGCATTCAATTGTGAGTATTATATGGTGGGCATTTTTGAAATCACCCTTAATTCTCGGCTGTGGTGCCATCGTATTGTGTATATTCTATTATTGCGTAACATCGCCCCCGTACTGGGTACCTGCTGATGCAGTCAATATAAATGTAGCCATGATCCTACATCAATGGATCCAATTATTACGCAATGACTCGGCCAGAGATCGTTTCTCGACCTTTTCGTCCcgacgtaataataataggatattatattatatcacatatattatattatttatattgcactGATGAATAGACGGATTATACTTTGCGTACACGAGGCGAggtgtaacatatatatttattttataaatacatgtatcAATGGGTCATCCTAAAGTCGAAATTAAATGAAcagccataatatatataaatgtctaCCTCTAAATTCAGTGAATTCAATGACATTCTATCGTAGAAAATGTACTGTTATAGCTTGTATAGTAGGCACTATATCATTCAAATAATCGAAATGTTCTTAATACAGTCACGAAATGGATCATTAAGCCATACGTTATACCAAAACAGAAAACGATTTATCCAATGCAGTAaaagttttaatcaaaaatattttatacagtcaGTATTAATGGACATTTATCAAAGACAAACGGATAGTCAACACTGATAAAACTTATACGATAGGTACTTACATACAAAGATGTATTCGTACATAACGGTGGATGTCTAATTGCCATTGGTTAAACGTACAAtcgtaattatttgtaatatgacTTATCACTAAAGATCATAAAAATTGCCGACCAAGCGTCTTATTTAtgacatatttttgatttttataaatttgacattttaacttatttaaaaaatatatttgcaatttttaagttaaaatacatttgacGTTTTTCAGAATGTTATTTTTTACCCTTGTCGTGTTTTACTATGTTATTttcacatgatataatatacatttttttcgtgATTTTTTTGGTGTATATGTAGTtggttatttattgataattgatattatatttaaattcaacaacTTATAGGTActtccttaaataataatattaatatatcttgtCGAATGAACTAGGGACAGGGTAATATGTTGATTTGCTActgttacatattaatatattatatcaaatataaattatatcataatagtataatacaactaATTGAAATAAAGCTCTATCACATTATTTTTACGATacgaagaaaattatatttaaaatcagaaaCTGAAGAATATATTATGCTAAGGGTTGATATGATCATccccatatatgtatatatattatatatattatatatgttgtacagtattaagtaaatattttagaacacACCAATAACGtccaacaaatataataacgtgACTAAACCTGAGTAGTCTTACTTTGTACATAGTAagtatacgtacctatacaagGGTGATCTACTGATAAATTATGCGTGTGAAAAGTTTGATCGTCACGGTTTTTGGTTAGATAAGATAAGATGCAGGAAGTGGCCATTTATAACAATAGGGTTATCCAAACCTAACTTGGCTAAAATTTTTCATACATGATACACCTAACCAACCATGATGTTCACCACTATTTTTgctttgataatttatttatagaaatttagataaatggcattattaaatttaatatatttaaaaaaataaacacttaaatatttaaatgtcgtAAACCATTTGAGAATAGTTCTGtagtaatacaatatacttattttaaatgaaaaccaatatttttaatgaacaattttaaaagaaaatccaCGCAAAGTCCATACACTAAAAATTGATAGTTACgtacttacctattttttttataagcggcCGGTCCGAAAACTATACGGACTTGAACTGGTAAAAAGAATCAGATTCGACTGCAAGGTCAATAGCCGCAGACGAAGCAGATGTAAGTTCAATTTGATAAAACTCGCTGATGAGGTATAATGGACGACGCGCAGTATATGAGTCATACGACTTGACATTCTTGTACGGAATAACTTTGTAACTTCAATGTTCTCACAGACTGCACAGGACATTGAAATTAGTCAATCATTGACGTCATGTGCAAAAAAATAGCCATACAATTTATTGTGATATTAACTGGAGTATAGCAAATACGATTATATAGCCCTATAGTGTAACGCGCGAGACTAAACCGTGAAAAATGACGCTCCTACTGCTACAGCTACTtctcctaaaaataaataaatatttatttaaatgtatatatagcaATGAAAATTGTcgttatgtacatatttatttttcaataagaataaaaaaaaccaatattaaacCCTGtgcataaaaatagaaatactaaTTGCGAAACCTTTGGTTGGGAAGGTCTGCATTCTTGCAAAGTTCTTaaggaattaaaaatagttgtaGGTTGAAAACAGCAGTTGCAGTAAatctataactatttaaattaagaaacCATATTCTCTCCATCCTGCTACGATGTAAatattacctaaaaataaaaaataaaaattttataattaatatatatatatatatacatatttactttatgtagaaaaatacttttaaatactgaaaacaataaataagcCTACGTATTTTCCAAACTTTATCAGGTAGTTATTTGGGACACGGGAATGTACGATTATAAAAACTGATTTGAACAtcatagcaaaaaaaaatatttgtataattgtatgttttgttttgttgtatagagagtatagatatttttatagataaaaactataaatgcaTGGAAAACCAGTGTAAAGTTTAGAGATAAAGGTAGTATGAtactatgatgtatatatatattatacgatgtttataattaatttatattataagatgtaGATAGTTAAAGACCCGGTTTATGGTGAAGgttgttacaatttttttttttacaaaacgtcAAATGCATAGATTAACAGAATTGATAACAGACAAACccttaatattaagaatataataagcTGGAATATAGttagtagatataatattttattttaaagattaaagaTAGATGATAGATGGGTACTTACTACGTgtttacacacattatatttataagatattaaataagtaactctaataaatatttaatttaatttattaaacatttaaataatatcatatatttttattttattaataaagataaaaaaacgGCATTTTACTttcagatattaaaatatttcttaaaaaataaattttctttgtaatttatttattaaacaaatcaaagtttttataacaatgatattaGCTTAACTAGACTATATTATACgactatacaagtatatataaactaaacgtaattataaataatgtttaacatCATAACACAGCTATCTAGTGCCTTAGATATAGATAGCaactataattgaataatagttttaataaaatcgtataccatgtataatacatatatttatggtaGTGCTCAATATCTGATTTaacaaatcatatttatttgatggttgcTAAAAAAGTAATTCGCATCgttaatgtcaataataaatgtGTGCAAAATGCAAacaattgaaaatcaaatattatttattgtttcacaTCAACCGATACggacaataaacataaaaagaGTATAATTAGCACAAAGCGTATGATTGGCACTAAAACCAACCATCGTCATATTCatctgaataataattatttttaattgtattttcgtTTAAGGCATGTTAAATAAATGGCACAATTTGCCTAACATCTACAGTAGAAACAGATAATATAGTCTGATTGAACGGCGAATTGAAGTTTATGGGCATTCCAGAGGGATTGTGCACTGTCCAGAGTTTTGCattgttttttagtatttttccaCTTGATTTCCAATAGCACATGTATCCATTAGTAATTAATAGATTGAAGGTTaacattattatctaaaatataattaaaattaaattattaaaacaaaatatataggtatatatttatacgtatacttatatttactatatgtgCAGTgataggaaaaaaaaaaatataaatatatatatataaaagaaaaggGGGAATGTAGGTAatcgctctgctgtacaatATGTGCCAAGTGTACCTCACCATTGAGTAATTAActgtaaagttatattattttaaatgataccaTATGTCCATATGTAAAAAATGCTAATGTAAACATTTGGTGagaatttcaagtttttacggtttattcgtttttgaatcaGATACAACAAATTAAGAAAATCGTTTGAtgataaatcgttattattaacgtgtacctataaatatccaatttcgtaaaaatttaaacttcacacgctaataaaatattttttgtggatTTATGCTCAACGTTTCATATAATTcctgtaagaaaaatataaatgagacttttgattcaatttttaaatattaggtataaatattaaaatgtttatgaatttcATTAACTTAAGTtaacttcaaatttttataaaaaaatattgtgactgtttaatatgattttttttaattgatatatgaaaaacttatgagaaattatgtattatttttttacacaaaacaaaaattggaaaattgaaaaaaaaaatattaaaaaaaaataaataaataaattgtaaatccaATATATTTATCGCTTCAAAATCatcattatatttgaaaaatgaaatcaCCCCGCATTTAGTTAGACCATAAGAAACctatatttgttgtatttataattttaaaatttgtaagatcGCAATTTGGAAATTTACTACTTTTAATCGCATGGGATTTAATACAAGGATGGATACAGTGATCCATGGGGAGATGGGGCAATTTGTtagttataaactaaaaaaaaggtcatcatcttattaaaaaaaaactttgttggaATATATGATACTCTTTTTGTGAACGGGGGGGGAGGGCAATTCGCCCTTGATTTAATAGATCTCAGTGTAATTTTTGTTCTATATAATGAgagtttttacttatttttaaactaaaatatctaTACTAAGCATCTATAtgcctaatttaatttttaaccaaaataaacattaataatgaaCTAACTTTAAGTATTTCGATTTTATTAACGTTGTCGTAGGTATCGTCGAAATATGACACAAACTGATGTTTGAATAGTTCGACATCGTTCAGTACTGTTTTcaatttctatacatatataaattaaatttttttatataattgtacatgTTCAATCTGAAATTATTTACAATCGGTTTtacattactattttattacttttttagaactatgaaatttttcgtttaatattttgtttttctcgaTCAACTTTGTAGCTTttaaagcatttattttatcaGACAATATATCATCTACCATTAAAGTTTTGCATAATAACTTGTAGTATTCGTCTTCCTTTTCTTTTTCTAATCTCTGGAAATTAGttcaatttattacttattatttgaatagtttttatatacttatatagttatatgtaaaCAACTGTCaatggaaatataatttataacaatttgatacttttaataatagtgTAGTTTTTTTGTAGGTACCATTTTCGTtgataattttcatttgtttccCAATAAAATCAGTTTTGTCATCTTTTTCcgctatcaataaaaattaaagatatgtACAGatcgtttaaaattttttataattatagtagtaaaaTGTGGATAAAGTGGGATAGTCTAAAAcagtacttttataaattaatcatttacatattgttatacatacatttaaatccATAGTATACTTtcattcgtatattttataactcacTTATTAATCTTTGTATTTCttcaaattgaatattaatcttTGATGCCAGTTTTATATTACTGTAAAGTTTATATTTGAATTCGTCTTCGTATTCTTTTTtggttttatcaatattattaatttcactcaataacttttttttagtcgaaactaaaaattattaaatattagttttagcCTAAAATTGTTTGTGTGT includes:
- the LOC132925208 gene encoding uncharacterized protein LOC132925208, with amino-acid sequence MDLNRLEKEKEDEYYKLLCKTLMVDDILSDKINALKATKLIEKNKILNEKFHSSKKKLKTVLNDVELFKHQFVSYFDDTYDNVNKIEILKIIMLTFNLLITNGYMCYWKSSGKILKNNAKLWTVHNPSGMPINFNSPFNQTILSVSTVDVRQIVPFI